Below is a genomic region from Actinomyces weissii.
CGACTGGGTGTAAAAGTGTGCCTGTCTGGTTGTTGGGACTGGCGTCAGCGTGCGGATCTTTCGCGGATCAATTCTGGAACTCGGGGGCGCGGTGACCAACTCCCAGCAACTGGGCAATCGCTGCAACTGAGCGTTCAGCTGCCTTGCCATCGCCGTAGGGGTTGACCGCGTTGGCCATCTTGGCGTAGTCCTCCGCTGAATCCAACAGACGAGAAACCTCTGAGACTATCCGGTCTTCTGCCGTGCCGATCAGGCGAACAGTTCTGGCCGACACGGCCTCGGGGCGCTCCGTGTTCTCGCGCATCACCAGCACCGGCTTGCCGAGGCTAGGCGCCTCCTCCTGCACACCGCCAGAGTCTGTGAGCACGATCTGGGCGGCCCCCATAACCGTGGTGAACTCGCCATAGGCCAGGGGCTCGCACACGAGTACGTTGGGGAGGTCCTGGATATGAGGCAGGACCGCCTCACGCACCAGCGGATTCTTGTGCGCTGGAAGCACTATCAGGTGATCCGGGTAGCTCGTGGCGAGCCTGCGCAGCGCCCGCCCCACCCCGTGCATCGCCTCGCCCCAGTTCTCGCGCCGATGGGTGGTGACCAGGATTATCGGCCGTGATTGGGTGACGGCTTCCTGAAGGCGGGGGTCTGCGGGCTGGATGCCCTGGGCGCGAGTGTGCAGCAGCGCGTCAATCACGGTGTTGCCGGTGACCGCGATCGTGTCCGGGTCAATGCCCTCCCGCAGCAGGTTCTCCTTGGAGGTGGGGGTGGGGGCCAGGTGTAGCGCAGTTAGCTGGGAGGTCACCTTGCGGTTTGCCTCCTCCGGGAACGGGGAGTGGATGTTGCCGCTGCGCAGCCCGGCCTCAAGGTG
It encodes:
- the wecB gene encoding non-hydrolyzing UDP-N-acetylglucosamine 2-epimerase translates to MARNVMVIYGTRPEAIKVAPVIKALQTSPSLTVTTVVTGQHREMLDQVNEIFSLRPDHDIDVFAPGQSLNQLSAKIFSRLDLVLAERSPDAVLVQGDTTTVAAAALASFYRQIPVVHLEAGLRSGNIHSPFPEEANRKVTSQLTALHLAPTPTSKENLLREGIDPDTIAVTGNTVIDALLHTRAQGIQPADPRLQEAVTQSRPIILVTTHRRENWGEAMHGVGRALRRLATSYPDHLIVLPAHKNPLVREAVLPHIQDLPNVLVCEPLAYGEFTTVMGAAQIVLTDSGGVQEEAPSLGKPVLVMRENTERPEAVSARTVRLIGTAEDRIVSEVSRLLDSAEDYAKMANAVNPYGDGKAAERSVAAIAQLLGVGHRAPEFQN